One window from the genome of Cottoperca gobio chromosome 15, fCotGob3.1, whole genome shotgun sequence encodes:
- the rrp12 gene encoding RRP12-like protein, giving the protein MVKSGKLRSGTGSKLKRWKKGHSSDSNPQTSRYREAAKSRFFSRPTEKSDLTVDALKLHNDLQAGPLELGGRKDACMEEEPDQAFSDRTSGTFLSGLSDCSNLTFRKVQRYWESNSAAHKEICAVLAAVTEVIRSQGGKETETEYFAALMTTLEVVDSTESQAAVAYLLNLVMKRVPAPVLMSKFSDTTKALMDIMSKQATSEAASALRWILSCLATLLRKQDASVWTYPSTLQAYHGLLSFTVHSKPKVRKAAQQGVCAILRGSDFLFRENAPTHHPAAGTTAKFCMKEMEQAGGSKEDTTTLHVLGLLKELMGAFPLGAVKSCCETLLRVMTLSHVLVTASAMQAFHRLFSGKPNASTLSPELNAQVITALYDFLPSESDLQPLLAWLAVMEKAHVHLASLQSSLSLGHLPRLFSAAMSCMLSPHTQVVSAASTTLKTLLTECVAPRMEEMGTITATASAGNPFYVCKMFRIVEEGLSYRFHASWPFVLQILGCFYRATGKQAHPITTKSLQSLADLRSTPHFPFSGELDLAVGGAVESMGPEVVLGAVPLNITGFEDDLEFPRSWLIPVIRDHVKNTHLGFFGSYFLPLASTLKQRAEELEQAGQKLEAKVYQTLQTQIWTMLPGFCTCPVDLLASFKGIARTLGMVINERPDLRLTVCQALRTIVNKSCSTEEEKVEVGRFSKNFLPILFNVYGQQPTAGESSTYRMAVLDTIKVYLTVTESQMVCTFLEKATDRLGSTDTTEFTRLSMMDLVVAMAPAVDEVTMTKTFELIKPYLEVKEPGMQKKAYRVLEEMCGGEREECRSFVVANLETLKAVLLDTLKKASSPAKRPRLKCLIHIVKRLNEEHKDFIPALLPEVIICTKEVSVGARKNAYNLLVEIGNAFVRFCGNEKDAMEQYLMLVYAGLTGSVTMITCTVLALTRLVFEYKDAIDVNTREQLLHNICLLLSSRTREIVKAALSFIKVILFIMDPKMLASHATVMMQGVGSIKDDVRRHFRTKLKNIFTKFIRKFGFELVKSMLPAEHHKVLANIRKADARIKRKRQAAEQHDDSDSENEEPKTKSQSIEDILAESDSDLSENEGKARNAYKKGGKPQKARAWLKEGEEDDPLNFLDPKVSQRVMATNPALKKSAKVEHGFKVTSDGRLIIREDDEDDGKDKDEGEMKDILEEAGVKSKKLQKRKFQDDDHMDIEPQLKYKAGGSGIHRPLRGREDTGAEYKSKKGKGDVKKTGKLDPYAYIPLKKAQLNRRKRAKLQGQFKGMVRGAQKGALSGKKMLKNKRKA; this is encoded by the exons ATGGTCAAATCGGGGAAACTTCGGTCTGGGACTGGGTCGAAACTCAAACGGTGGAAAAAGGGACACAGTAGCGACTCAAACCCGCAGACGAGTCGTTATCGGGAGGCTGCTAAAAGCCGCTTCTTCAGCCGACCCACCG AAAAGAGCGATCTAACAGTTGATGCTCTTAAGCTACACAATGATCTGCAGGCAGGTCCGCTGGAGCTCGGCGGCCGTAAAGATGCCTGTATGGAAGAGGAGCCAGATCAGGCGTTTTCAGATAGGACCTCGGGTACCTTCCTCAGCGGCCTTTCCGACTGCTCCAACTTGACCTTCAGAAAGGTGCAGCGATACTGGGAGTCCAATTCAGCTGCTCACAAAGAG ATCTGTGCAGTATTGGCAGCTGTTACTGAGGTGATCCGTAGTCAAGGCGGGAAGGAGACTGAAACAGAGTACTTTGCTGCTTTG ATGACCACCCTGGAGGTTGTGGATTCAACAGAGTCGCAGGCTGCAGTGGCGTACCTCCTCAACCTCGTCATGAAACG GGTTCCTGCTCCAGTGCTCATGTCTAAGTTCTCGGACACCACCAAGGCTCTGATGGACATCATGTCTAAACAGGCCACGTCTGAGGCTGCCTCGGCTCTTAGATGG ATCCTGTCATGCCTGGCCACTTTGTTGAGGAAGCAGGATGCATCTGTCTGGACTTACCCGTCTACTCTTCAGGCCTACCACGGCCTTCTCAGCTTCACAGTGCACAGCAAGCCTAAG GTCCGTAAAGCAGCACAGCAAGGCGTTTGCGCCATTCTCAGAGGTAGCGACTTCCTGTTTAGAGAGAATGCCCCAACCCATCACCCTGCTGCAGGGACCACCGCCAAGTTTTGCATGAAAGAAATGGAACAGGCAGGAG GCAGCAAAGAGGACACCACCACACTTCATGTGCTGGGTCTTCTGAAGGAGTTGATGGGGGCGTTTCCTCTGGGAGCGGTCAAGTCCTGTTGTGAGACTCTGCTGCGAGTGATGACACTCAGCCATGTG CTGGTGACGGCGAGTGCCATGCAGGCCTTTCATAGGCTGTTCAGCGGGAAGCCAAATGCTTCAACACTCTCACCAGAACTCAACGCACAGGTCATCACG GCTCTGTATGACTTCCTGCCCAGTGAGAGCGACCTGCAGCCTCTGCTGGCTTGGCTCGCTGTCATGGAGAAGGCACATGTTCACTTGGCGAG tTTGCAGAGTTCTCTGAGTTTGGGTCACCTCCCCCGCCTCTTCTCTGCTGCCATGTCCTGCATGTTGTCTCCTCATACACAGGTGGTTTCTGCAGCCTCCACTACATTAAAG ACTTTGTTGACTGAATGTGTTGCCCCTCGCATGGAGGAAATGGGCACGATCACTGCCACAGCCTCTGCGGGGAACCCCTTCTATGTCTGCAAAATGTTTCG TATCGTCGAAGAAGGATTATCCTATCGTTTCCATGCCTCCTGGCCATTTGTGCTGCAGATCCTGGGTTGCTTCTATCGAGCTACAGGGAAACAGGCTCACCCCATCACGACCAAG TCCCTGCAGTCTCTGGCGGACCTGCGCTCCACTCCTCATTTCCCCTTCAGTGGTGAGTTGGACCTGGCAGTAGGAGGAGCTGTAGAGAGCATGGGGCCTGAAGTTGTGCTGGGTGCTGTGCCGCTCAACATCACCGGCTTTGA GGATGACTTGGAGTTCCCACGCAGCTGGCTGATCCCGGTCATACGGGATCACGTGAAGAACACTCACCTCGGGTTCTTTGGTTCTTATTTCCTCCCTCTGGCCTCTACGCTCAAGCAGAGAG CTGAAGAATTGGAGCAAGCAGGGCAGAAACTTGAGGCCAAAGTCTACCAGACATTACAGACGCAG ATTTGGACCATGCTTCCTGGTTTCTGTACATGTCCTGTGGACCTGCTGGCATCATTCAAAGGCATTGCCCGCACGCTCGGTATGGTTATTAATGAACGGCCAGACCTGAGGCTCACAGTGTGCCAGGCTCTACGCACTATTGTCAACAAGAGCTGCTCCACTG AGGAAGAAAAGGTTGAAGTTGGCCGCTTCTCCAAGAACTTCCTGCCCATCCTTTTCAACGTGTACGGCCAGCAGCCTACAGCTGGAGAGTCCAGCACCTACAGGATGGCCGTGCTCGACACCATCAAGGTCTACTTAACCGTCACAGAGAGCCAG ATGGTCTGCACGTTCCTAGAAAAAGCCACAGACAGATTGGGCAGTACCGACACCACGGAGTTCACACG GCTGTCAATGATGGACCTTGTAGTTGCCATGGCTCCCGCCGTCGATGAGGTCACCATGACTAAAACCTTTGAGCTAATCAAGCCATATTTGGAG GTCAAAGAACCAGGCATGCAGAAGAAGGCGTACCGTGTGCTGGAGGAGATGtgcggaggagagagagaagagtgcaGATCGTTTGTCGTAGCTAATCTGGAAACACTCAAAGCCGTCCTGCTCGACACTCTGAAAAAGGCCTCCTCGCCAGCAAAGAGG CCTAGACTGAAGTGTCTGATCCACATTGTGAAAAGGCTCAATGAGGAACACAAAGACTTTATCCCAGCCCTGCTGCCAGag gTGATTATATGCACCAAGGAAGTGTCTGTTGGTGCGCGCAAGAATGCCTACAATCTGCTGGTGGAAATAGGAAATGCATTTGTCCGTTTCTGTGGGAACGAAAAAG ATGCCATGGAGCAGTATTTGATGTTGGTGTACGCAGGACTCACAGGCTCCGTCACCATGATCACCTGTACTGTGTTGGCACTAACTCGACTGGTGTTTGAGTATAAAG ACGCGATAGATGTGAACACCAgggagcagctgctgcacaacatctgtctgctgctgtcgtCTCGTACCAGAGAGATAGTCAAAGCCGCCTTAAGCTTCATCAAggtcatcctcttcatcatggACCCCAAGATGCTGGCATCACATGCCACTGTCATG ATGCAGGGAGTTGGGAGCATTAAGGACGACGTGAGGAGGCACTTCAGAACAAAACTGAAGAACATCTTCACTAAATTCATCAGAAAGTTTGG TTTTGAGCTGGTGAAGAGCATGCTACCCGCAGAACACCACAAGGTGCTTGCAAACATCCGCAAGGCCGATGCCCGCATCAAGAGGAAGAGACAGGCCGCAGAGCAGCATGACGACTCCGACAGCGAAAATGAGGAACCTAAAACAAAGAGCCAAAG TATTGAGGACATCCTTGCAGAGTCGGACAGTGATTTGTCAGAGAATGAAGGAAAGGCTCGTAATGCTTATAAGAAAGGAGGCAAACCGCAGAAGGCGCGGGCCTGGCTCAAAGAAGGGGAGGAAGATGACCCCCTTAACTTCCTGGATCCCAAGGTTTCCCAGAGAGTGATGg CCACCAACCCAGCGCTGAAAAAGAGCGCCAAGGTTGAGCACGGTTTCAAGGTGACATCAGACGGACGGCTGATCATCAGAGAGGATGACGAGGACGATGGAAAAGACAAAG ATGAGGGAGAGATGAAAGATATCCTAGAAGAGGCTGGAGTCAAGAGT AAAAAGTTACAGAAAAGGAAGTTCCAAGATGATGACCACATGGACATTGAACCCCAGCTGAAATATAAAG ctGGGGGCTCAGGCATCCACAGACCCCTGAGAGGAAGGGAAGACACCGGGGCGGAATACAAGTCAAAG aaaggaaaaggagacGTGAAGAAAACAGGAAAGCTTGATCCTTACGCTTACATCCCTCTGAAGAAGGCTCAGCTCAATCGCAG GAAGCGGGCCAAACTGCAGGGCCAGTTTAAGGGCATGGTGAGAGGAGCCCAGAAGGGGGCGCTGTCTGGAAAGAAAATGCTGAAGAATAAGAGGAAAGCCTGa
- the ubtd1a gene encoding ubiquitin domain-containing protein 1a isoform X1, with the protein MWQANCRRMHNLADWISGTVMGGCVGRSRMDGQGSARSSTRSKKRGGRNEPLKKEHPKWKSEYPMTEGQLRSKRDEFWDTAPAFDGRKEIWDALRAAALAAECNDLELAQAIVDGACITLPHGSLTESYDELGNRYQLPAYTLVPPVNLISETSSECKVSDSTQKQAQPPPCRQEFQLRVRLSSGKDVRLTASMADSIAELKKQLEEQEEIEVTRQRWFFSGKLLTDKTRLQDAKIQKDFVVQVIVNINPPFIAN; encoded by the exons ATGTGGCAAGCAAACTGCAGACGGATGCATAATTTAGCAGACTGGATTTCCG GGACAGTGATGGGAGGCTGTGTGGGGAGGAGTAGGATGGATGGACAAGGGAGTGCCCGAAGCTCGACAAGAAGCAAAAAACGTGGAG GACGCAATGAGCCCCTCAAGAAGGAGCATCCGAAGTGGAAGAGTGAGTACCCGATGACAGAGGGCCAGCTGAGGAGTAAAAGGGATGAGTTTTGGGACACGGCTCCTGCCTTTGATGGAAGGAAAGAGATCTGGGACGCACTTAGAGCAGCAGCCCTGGCTGCAGAGTGCAATGACCTGGAGCTAGCACAGGCTATAGTGGACGGAGCCTGCATTACTCTACCACACG GCTCTCTCACAGAAAGCTACGATGAACTGGGCAACCGCTACCAGCTCCCAGCCTACACTTTAGTCCCGCCTGTCAACCTCATATCTGAAACGTCCAGTGAGTGCAAAGTCTCTGACTCCACACAAAAACAAGCTCAACCCCCTCCGTGCAGACAAGAGTTCCAGCTGCGGGTGCGATTGTCATCAG GAAAGGATGTGCGTCTGACAGCCAGCATGGCGGACTCCATCGCTGAGCTAAAAAAACAATTGGAAGAACAGGAAGAAATTGAAGTGACTCGCCAGAGGTGGTTCTTTTCTGGGAAGCTCCTGACTGACAAGACTCGCCTTCAAGATGCCAAGATCCAGAAGGACTTTGTCGTCCAAGTGATTGTCAATATAAACCCTCCATTCATAGCTAACTGA
- the ubtd1a gene encoding ubiquitin domain-containing protein 1a isoform X2, protein MGGCVGRSRMDGQGSARSSTRSKKRGGRNEPLKKEHPKWKSEYPMTEGQLRSKRDEFWDTAPAFDGRKEIWDALRAAALAAECNDLELAQAIVDGACITLPHGSLTESYDELGNRYQLPAYTLVPPVNLISETSSECKVSDSTQKQAQPPPCRQEFQLRVRLSSGKDVRLTASMADSIAELKKQLEEQEEIEVTRQRWFFSGKLLTDKTRLQDAKIQKDFVVQVIVNINPPFIAN, encoded by the exons ATGGGAGGCTGTGTGGGGAGGAGTAGGATGGATGGACAAGGGAGTGCCCGAAGCTCGACAAGAAGCAAAAAACGTGGAG GACGCAATGAGCCCCTCAAGAAGGAGCATCCGAAGTGGAAGAGTGAGTACCCGATGACAGAGGGCCAGCTGAGGAGTAAAAGGGATGAGTTTTGGGACACGGCTCCTGCCTTTGATGGAAGGAAAGAGATCTGGGACGCACTTAGAGCAGCAGCCCTGGCTGCAGAGTGCAATGACCTGGAGCTAGCACAGGCTATAGTGGACGGAGCCTGCATTACTCTACCACACG GCTCTCTCACAGAAAGCTACGATGAACTGGGCAACCGCTACCAGCTCCCAGCCTACACTTTAGTCCCGCCTGTCAACCTCATATCTGAAACGTCCAGTGAGTGCAAAGTCTCTGACTCCACACAAAAACAAGCTCAACCCCCTCCGTGCAGACAAGAGTTCCAGCTGCGGGTGCGATTGTCATCAG GAAAGGATGTGCGTCTGACAGCCAGCATGGCGGACTCCATCGCTGAGCTAAAAAAACAATTGGAAGAACAGGAAGAAATTGAAGTGACTCGCCAGAGGTGGTTCTTTTCTGGGAAGCTCCTGACTGACAAGACTCGCCTTCAAGATGCCAAGATCCAGAAGGACTTTGTCGTCCAAGTGATTGTCAATATAAACCCTCCATTCATAGCTAACTGA